AGACCAGACCCGTCGGTGCGCGATAGACCGCGTCAGGAGCGATCGCCGCCTCGACCTGTTCGGCGCTCAGCAGCCCTCGCTTCCCCACCAGCGGTCTCGGCATCAATCCGGAGAGCACCGCCATTCCGCCGCGCTCAAAGTGAAAAACATGGCTCTCGGCCTCGCAGATCACCTCACTACCTCGGGCAGCATGTACGTGGAGGGCGATCTCGTTGGCCATCGTCCCCGACGGCACGAAAAGGCTCGCCTCGTTTCCACTCACGCGAGCCGCCGCCTCCTCCAGGCGAATCACCGTCGGGTCCTCGCCGAAAACGTCGTCGCCCACCTCGGCGACGGACATCGCCCGGCGCATCTCGTCGTCGGGACGGGTGACCGTGTCGGAACGCAGATCGACGACCGCGCCGCTCAAGACGGCTCCACCCCGGCCCCGGGGCCCAGGTACTCGAGCTCGAGCTTCGCGAGTCGGAGCGACTCCCGGCGATTGACGAACAACTCGATCTCGCGGCCGCTCTCGGCGGTCACCTCCCGCACCAGTCCGAGATTGCCGGACCGGACTAGATCCTCGATGTCGAGCGCCTCCCGATCGGTCCATCGTGCCGCTCGATAGAACGAGAGACTCTCGTCGACCGAGCCACGAGTCCTCTGAATCAGCTCGGCGATCAAATGGAGACGGGTCGCGATATTTCGGTTCTTGAGCGCGCGCCCCGAGCGGCCGCAAACCGGCCTCTCCAGGAACGCGGCCAGGCCGGCCTCGTTCGCCCAGCGCGAGAACTGGCAAACATCCGGCGGCGCGCCGTGAAAAAGATCCTGGTAGCCGCGCCGGTTGGTCAGGTCGCCCAACTTGCGCCGGTCTGCCGACGACAGGTTCGGGACCGTCGCTTGAACCCCCGAAACGCCGGCGCCGGCGAGTCGCTCGAGCCCCTTCCGGCAGATCTTCTCATCCGAGGTCAGCCCTGGAATCAAAGGCCAGCAGCAGTGAATCCCGGCTGGAACCGAGTCGAGCGCAGCGAGCTTCGGCGGCAGGAGCGCGGGCGTCAGATCCAGGACCGGGACCCCCCCTCCGGCCTCGATCTCCTCGCCAGGCAGGAACTGAACAATCGGGTCGGCACCGGCCTCGACCAACCGCTCGCGCAGCTCCTGGCGCCACCAATTGAGGACCGCGCCGACCGGTGGCAAATAGGCTACGTCGACGAGATCGGCCAGATCCACCGGTCCCTCGAGGGCGGCCGTCGACTCTCCGGTCTCGACGGCGTTGTTGACCAGCTCCTCGCGGGCAAGGTCGAGCCACCACCCACCCGGGCCTGGCCAACGCCTGGGCGCGTGCACGATCCAGCAACGCAGCGGCTCGGGAAACTGCTCCTCGAATCGGACATTCGACACGAGTCGAGTCTACCGTGGGGTGACGTTGAATCAGCCGATCAGCGCCTCCGCGAACCGACGCGGAACAAACTCGACCAGGTCCGCCGCGCCTTCTCCCACTCCGAGATAAAGGACGGGAAGGCGGAGCTCGCGCGCGATCGCCACCACCACCCCACCCTTGGCCGTACCATCGAGCTTGGCCAGCAGGACGCCCGTGGCCTCGGCGGCGTCCACGAACTCGCGGGCCTGAACCACCGCGTTCTGGCCCGTGGTTGCGTCGAGCACGAGCACCGTCCGGCGATTCCAGTCGGGAGCCTCGCGGTCGATCACGCGCTTGATCTTCGCCAGCTCCGCCATCAAGTGGTCTTTGGTGTGGAGGCGGCCGGCCGTATCGATAATGATCTCGTCCACCTGGCGGGCTTTGGCCGCTTGTAGTGAATCGAAAACCACGGCTGCCGGATCCGCACCCGATGCTTGCTTGACGACGTCAATACCCAGGCGCTCGGACCATACTGCAAGCTGCTCGATGGCGGCGGCGCGAAAGGTGTCCGCGGCTACCAGCAGAACTCTCCGTCCGCGCTCTTGCGCGTGGTAGGCGAGCTTCGCGGCGGAGGTCGTCTTGCCGACGCCGTTGACACCGACCAGCAGGGTCACCAGCGGTCCATCGGGCACCGCCGGAGGCTGGGGGGCGTCGAGAAGTAGAACGGAAAGGTGATCGGTCAACCGCTCTTTGAGCTTCAGGAGATCCCCGCCCTCGAACCGCCGCGCGTCCTGGCGCACGTTCGCGACCAGCTCGAGCGAGGTCTCGACTCCCACGTCGGCGGCGATCAGCGCTTCCTCGAGCATCTC
The bacterium DNA segment above includes these coding regions:
- the ftsY gene encoding signal recognition particle-docking protein FtsY, which gives rise to MVAEKSSGLWSKLKRGLLMTHTEMFDRLEAAVQDRAVIDGTTLEMLEEALIAADVGVETSLELVANVRQDARRFEGGDLLKLKERLTDHLSVLLLDAPQPPAVPDGPLVTLLVGVNGVGKTTSAAKLAYHAQERGRRVLLVAADTFRAAAIEQLAVWSERLGIDVVKQASGADPAAVVFDSLQAAKARQVDEIIIDTAGRLHTKDHLMAELAKIKRVIDREAPDWNRRTVLVLDATTGQNAVVQAREFVDAAEATGVLLAKLDGTAKGGVVVAIARELRLPVLYLGVGEGAADLVEFVPRRFAEALIG